GTTTTCCCCAGAATAAGGccaattaataaaaacaatacagCAAAAATCAAGAACATGGGTGTGCTATTATAACATATTCAGGTTTGTAAACATGAATTTGCAAAATAGATGCAGTAAATTGTAGAGTAtttggggatttcacttgtctCTTTGTTTCCAGCCCAATGACCAAATAGGACTCAAGCGTGACACCAGCCGAGGCCATTTCCTAGCAAGGTGTAAAGGGATCACAAGTGGCAACCCAGCAGGGttacgtaaaaaaaaaaaaaaaaatctaaaaaagtaaaaaaaaaaaatcatttaggcAAGACAGTATCATTGCTCTTCTGTCTCAGCTGTAAGGATTCCATCTTTGTGGCTTCCTTTTGTGAAGAAATAACCCCAAGTAGATCATCTCAACATCTTCTAGAAGTAGTTGAGGATACTTTgtaccaaactttttttttagttgggttcaAGCTTCTACTAAACTACATTAGTTTATTTAAATGCTCTGAAATAAGCATGGCTTGCTGGGCTGGTTTGCCCTTTTGTGCTACCGATACCCCTGGCTTAAACCACAGCTGTTTCCTAGCATGAGCCTGTCTGCATCCAAGGGCAAGCAGCCCGGACACGGCACTAAGCTACCTGCTGCACACTCAGCTCAGAAAGGTTTGAGCAAAGAAAAGCGCTACCAACCCTTACCATCCTCCAGCCTCACAGCATCTGAAGCGCACAAATCAtgcaaacttttctttttaaaacttcatgTTCTTAAAATGGAAACTAATGCTTTGATAGCATGGTACAAAAGACACACAGGTACCAGATCGCAAttgctgtgggtgctgcagggtcagATCAGAGGTGTAGGGGAAGTGGCAGTTGTTGGTAGTGTGCCCATGGTGTGTGCAGTctgacaaagcaaacacacacaccgTGGTTCTTCAGGGTATTGACACCTTGGTTCTTCAGTGTATTGACACAGGACCCATAACCGAGGCAGCTGCAGCCTTACCAGTCCTGAGGTAACATGGCACCATCTATTCAGTCCTGCTTTTACTTAAATATaatgcttaaattaaaaaaaaaataaaaaataaatgcatgagTGACAGTGGAATGGTATTTGTTAGTTCTACACTTTACAGCTGCTGAACCACTTTGTTGAACGTCACAGCTGCGATGATTTATACCTTCAGCATCTCTCAGCTTTCCAGGCTTGTCCAAAAATATAATGCACCTATTTCAAGGAATACAAAGAAGAGGGACACTAGAAAAATCTTATAACTAAAAGGAATTAGGGCTAAATTTAcaaattctttatttaaaaacccCTGGAGTATATATAAAGGAGATCCTCCTAGTCAAAACTCATTGTGCCTACTGCTTGAAAACCTACACCAATGCCCCATATTTACACCATCAATGTTCTAGCCTGTGTATACAGTGTGCAGCCCCTGCATACACCAAGTATATACACAGCACGTAGGGATAGCATGTGTGACCACAGAACAAACATCCAGGCAAATTAGTAAAACAGTGTGAAAACATTACATTTCTTACATCGTAAAGCAAACCATGGGAAGTAGACATCCAAAAATATGCAAGATGCAAGTACTTGCAGTAAGTAGAATCGGTTCTTCTCTTCCTaaagtattgttttcatttacagGGGGgaagaagaatattttaaacaaatggcGGTTTaactttttatataaaaaaaacttAAATAGTGCAAACTGGTTGAAACGTGCCACCATGTGACAGGTACTCTATGtaatacaaacaaaaccaagaagttACTCACAGGGCAGTGGTGCTGTCGGAGATAAAGGCCCTACCTTTAGAACTAGATATTCAACATCCAGTAACGGTTTCAGCATCCTTTGCTGCAACACATGCTGGGCATGCACTGACTTGTGCCTCAGCCCTCCCAAATCAAGTTATTGTAACCTAAAATTTTAGGAAGCGCTTCCTTTAGTTTCCATTTACCTGATAATTTCCAGGTAGTAGTCTGGTAAAATGCCCACGGCTGAAGGTTATCATAATGCAGTCTAACTACCCGAAACATACAGATACAAGGGGAGCTTTGCAACACTTCTGCCTTTTTAGTAGGAAGGCTGGTAAATTGTCCTGTCTAGAACTAACCTGGCAAGAAATTTGGCAAACTCTACCAAACGAGACATGTTACAAAGGGTATTGGGTCACCTTCTAACTAAGATCTTAGTTAAGTAGCATTGTCAAAGGGTTATGACGAAACAggtaataaaaatagttttaaatacGCTGTGTTTGACATCATTTTCTAAAAGAGGAGAGTCTTTCAGCATTCGCTGAGTATTTCCAGCATCACAACATTCACATCCAGGTGCTCTTTTTGCTTgtcaggggggaaaaaaagaaaaaggaaatacaaagcTGGATTTCCTGATATGCAGAACTATCAAAGATGAATAATCAGTGAAGTCCCCCAAAATAAAGCATGACAACTGATCAGCAACAGAAGGACTTTAAGGCAATAAGAGGCATCAGTGCTTTGATGCTCCCATGTTTACATCCCAATGTATGATCTCTTGAAAGTTTCTCTCCCCTGCTCCCGCCCCCCAGTTTCCTCCTCATCTGTTAACTGTCAgactcttcctccttctcctcctcctcatcatcGTCCTTTGTGTTGGCCTCAGATTTGTCTGAAGATTCGTGGAGGAGAACGTACTCCCTGCTGCTGAACCCGAACTTCAGCACatccttttctttcagttcataGTAACGCTGAGGTTCGATCCGCTGGTTGTTGAGGAACGTGCCGTTGCCAGAGCCGAGGTCGATGATGTACGGCCTGACCCTCCGGCCGATCGTTCCGTCGGCACGAGTGTACTCCACAAGCCTGGCGAGACAAAAAACACCATTTCTATCaaagcagagaaacagaaaatcccCTACTCCACACGCAGATGGATTTTGGAGCACATCAGCCCCAGTGCAGTTCAGCATCAACTGTATTTCAGAGATCTGAGCAAGTAAAATGTGAGAAATGAGAGATGGGATGAGAACTGGAAAATCCCTGAAACATTCCGACAGGCATCACCTCCCGTAACTCACTGTGATCTAACGCAGTAATTCCTAACACACAACAGATGGCTCTTCCTTAAGAGAGCAACTCTGTCTTCTGAAGCACGCAACCCCTGCTGCTTCAAAAGGAGCTCAGCAGTCTTTGTTGTGAAAACCCAAACGCAAACCTCTCCTTGAAACGCTTTTACTGCCAATTACACCTGCTACTTATTCCAGCTTGGATGTATGCGCAGTTCTGTGCTTAACCCTGCTGGGTTATTTGTCTTAGTAAAAGGCTGCTTGTGGTTAAATGAGAGGAATCGCAAATATTTTGATTACTGCTAGGATGACATGCAGCagtcataaaataaaagaaacaatttaCAATAAACACACACTTATAAACCATGcgtaactacttttttttttcccccatttattttatttttcacaaattACTAAATAACCCCGTCGCaccagcaggcaggcagaggaATACTCACCGGTACTGGAACACAGCgtgctgctttgagcaggaggggTGGTCGATGGGGATATCTGCAATCCTGCGGTGCCTGCCCAGCAGGTAAGCGCTCTGCCTGTGGATGTACATGACCGGGAGGAACTCGTCGTTTTTAAAAGGGTAGAGGCGCCACCGCTTCTTTGGGATCCGAGCCTCAGGGGGCTCACTGTACTTGATCACAACCCCTCGGAAGGTGTTGGTGTCCTCCAGAAGGGCCCCAGACAGTTCAAAGCtcggtttttctttctttaccgCAGCTTTGTCTTTTGGTTTGTTATCAGACTGCCCGAGTTCTGGATTCTGGTCAACGCTGCTCCCTTCGTTGTTTTGCCGGTGCTCTCGCCTTCTCTCGTTATAAAACTCTCTCTCTGCTTGCTGCTCACGTATGTTCTGAGCATCCCTCTCTCGCTCGTGGCCTCgacctccaggcctttcactgggatttttccttctgtctgcgTGATCTCTGTGCCTATCTCTGTCACCACTTCTGTCTCGCCTGTGCTCCTGCTCTGATGGGTATTTCTGCTTTCGCTCCTCATTTCCTCTACGAGGATGTTCGTCTCGCTCCTGTAGGGAAGGAGCACTTAGGGTGAGGTATTAGAATTAGATCAAAGACGCAGAAAATTTACTTTGGCAAAAGTGACCAAGGCTGGACTCACAAGCAGGCAGGAACACTGAACTACTTACAGCAACACTCGAAGCGTGGAGCAGTGAGACGTTACCCTATGAGAATCTTTTTATTCTCGAGGCATTTTTACAAGGATTTGAGGAAGAAAACTGCCGGACCTGAAGCCAGTTTCCGGACCTCCCCCAGCCGAGCCTCTCGGAAGCCGCAGGAGGAGCCCGGCGGGCCGAACCAAGCCGCGGACAGCGCCCAGCACCGTGCCCGCCCGTTAATCCGTTAACGCCTCCATTTACCTGCTTCACCTTCACCGTGCCGTGGTGCGGGCTGCGGCTCCGCCTGCCGCGCGGGGACCTGCTCCGGCGGCCGGTCCGGCTCCGCCGCTTGGGCGACCTTTAAGGCAAGGAGAGGAGGAGCCGTGAGAGGCAGGAACCGGGCCGGGCACAGCGCCGGGCCCGCAGCCACCGGCCGGGCCTGcctacctgctgctgcccccgcGGCCTCCCCGCCGCTCGTCGGTCGGCGGCGACTGGCTGCCCCCCCGCGCCGAGCGGGACGCGGAGCGCCGCGGGCTGCGCTTTTCGGCCTTCACCGTCAcctccccgccgcgccgccgctgCTCGGCCCGGTGCTGCCGCtccggccgccgccgctgctccgccgcctcctccatggcgccgccgccggccgccaCCGCCGGAAGTGAGCTCCGCTTCCGGCCCTGCCCCGGAGGACTTCCGCCGGGGCGTCCGGTAGCTCCGCACGGCGCATGCGCCTTAGGGAGACGCACGGGGCGGGGTCTCCATAGCAACAACGCAGCCTCCAGGGCGGTGGCGCTGTCTCCATAGCAACAGCGCCGCTCCCCCGTAGCAACAGCGCCGTTTCCATAGCAACAAGGGCGCCGCCGCCACAGCGAGAAGGGCGCCGCCATGATCCCGCCGCCGGACTCGCTGCTGCGCTACGAGCCGCCGATGCTGGTCAGCCGCCGCAGCGAGAAGCGCTCCCCGGAGGTGAGCGGGGCCCGGGGGCGCGGCTGAGGCCTGAGGGAGCTGCCcgaggcccggcccggccccacaGCGCTCTGTGTCCCCCCGCACAGGCCCGCCCGCTGAAGGGGACCCCGCAGACGCCGCCGCAGCCCGGCCCCGtcccgcagccccggccccgtcccgccgcttccgcggccgccgccgagggcaggcagccccaggagctgctgaacGCCATCCTGCCGCCGCGGTGAGACCGGGGGGGGAGCCGCCGAGATGGCCCCGGTGGGCCTCCCGGCGGTCCCCATCCATCCCCCGCCTTCCCGCTGCTTTTTGGGTGCAGGGAGTGGGAGGAGGACAAGCAGCTGTGGGTGCAGCAGGTGTCCAGCGTGCCCAGCAC
This sequence is a window from Anas platyrhynchos isolate ZD024472 breed Pekin duck chromosome 24, IASCAAS_PekinDuck_T2T, whole genome shotgun sequence. Protein-coding genes within it:
- the SNIP1 gene encoding smad nuclear-interacting protein 1, which translates into the protein MAAPFSLWRRRPCCYGNGAVATGERRCCYGDSATALEAALLLWRPRPVRLPKAHAPCGATGRPGGSPPGQGRKRSSLPAVAAGGGAMEEAAEQRRRPERQHRAEQRRRGGEVTVKAEKRSPRRSASRSARGGSQSPPTDERRGGRGGSSRSPKRRSRTGRRSRSPRGRRSRSPHHGTVKVKQERDEHPRRGNEERKQKYPSEQEHRRDRSGDRDRHRDHADRRKNPSERPGGRGHERERDAQNIREQQAEREFYNERRREHRQNNEGSSVDQNPELGQSDNKPKDKAAVKKEKPSFELSGALLEDTNTFRGVVIKYSEPPEARIPKKRWRLYPFKNDEFLPVMYIHRQSAYLLGRHRRIADIPIDHPSCSKQHAVFQYRLVEYTRADGTIGRRVRPYIIDLGSGNGTFLNNQRIEPQRYYELKEKDVLKFGFSSREYVLLHESSDKSEANTKDDDEEEEKEEESDS